The Phragmitibacter flavus genome includes a region encoding these proteins:
- a CDS encoding alanine/glycine:cation symporter family protein encodes MEGLEKAAATLSGWVWSLPLIILLFGTHLFLTIRLGFIQRYIPRGIKLSLKKDKDCEGDVSQFGALTTAMAATIGTGNIVGVATAVAAGGPGAVLWMWLTGVFGIATKYAEAVLAVKYRVKMPDGTFAGGPMYVLERGLGMKWLGIIFAIFTMIAGFGIGCMTQANSIVENVQSFFPADQSRTVAWSLGIAMAILVAIVIIGGVKSIARVCTLLVPIMAIGYLFGCIAILLMNFSVLGDTISLIFSSAFTGQAAVGGFLGAGMKEAMRMGIARGLFSNESGMGSAPIVAAAAQTKNPVRQALVSSTATFWDTVVICAVTGLVIVSSGHWQDGIKGTALARVAFAELHPFAPYILIFGLLTFVFSTILGWSYYGERATEYLFGQRAIKPYRFLWVFAVFYGSIATPKFVWDFSDAANGLMAIPNLISLLALSGIIVAETRAHRHELTGTD; translated from the coding sequence ATTGAAGGGCTCGAAAAAGCCGCCGCCACGCTTTCCGGCTGGGTATGGAGCCTCCCCCTCATCATCCTGCTGTTCGGCACCCATCTTTTCCTCACCATCCGACTCGGTTTCATCCAGCGCTACATCCCCCGCGGAATCAAACTCTCCCTCAAAAAAGACAAAGACTGCGAAGGCGACGTCTCCCAGTTCGGCGCCCTCACCACCGCCATGGCCGCCACCATCGGCACCGGCAACATCGTCGGCGTCGCCACCGCCGTCGCCGCAGGCGGACCCGGCGCCGTTTTGTGGATGTGGCTTACCGGCGTTTTCGGCATCGCCACCAAATACGCCGAAGCCGTCCTCGCAGTAAAATACCGCGTGAAAATGCCCGACGGCACCTTCGCCGGTGGACCCATGTATGTCCTCGAACGCGGTCTTGGCATGAAATGGCTCGGCATCATCTTCGCCATCTTCACCATGATCGCCGGCTTCGGCATTGGCTGCATGACCCAAGCCAACAGCATCGTTGAAAACGTCCAGAGCTTCTTCCCCGCCGATCAATCCCGCACCGTCGCCTGGTCCCTCGGCATCGCCATGGCCATCCTCGTCGCCATCGTCATTATTGGCGGCGTCAAAAGCATCGCCCGTGTCTGCACCCTCCTCGTCCCCATCATGGCCATCGGCTACCTCTTCGGTTGCATCGCCATCCTGCTCATGAACTTCTCCGTCCTCGGCGACACCATCTCCCTCATATTCAGTTCCGCCTTCACCGGCCAGGCTGCCGTCGGCGGATTTCTCGGCGCCGGCATGAAAGAAGCCATGCGCATGGGCATCGCCCGCGGCCTCTTTTCCAACGAGTCCGGCATGGGCAGCGCCCCCATCGTCGCCGCCGCCGCCCAGACTAAAAACCCTGTCCGCCAGGCCCTCGTCAGTTCAACTGCCACTTTCTGGGACACCGTGGTCATCTGCGCCGTCACCGGACTTGTCATCGTCAGCAGCGGCCACTGGCAGGACGGCATCAAAGGCACCGCGCTCGCCCGCGTCGCCTTCGCCGAGCTCCACCCTTTCGCTCCATATATCCTCATCTTCGGACTCCTCACCTTCGTCTTCTCCACCATCCTCGGCTGGAGCTACTATGGCGAACGCGCCACCGAATACTTGTTCGGACAACGAGCCATCAAACCCTACCGCTTCCTCTGGGTGTTCGCCGTTTTCTACGGTTCGATCGCCACCCCCAAATTCGTCTGGGATTTCTCCGATGCCGCCAACGGACTCATGGCCATTCCCAACCTCATTTCGCTCCTTGCCCTCAGCGGCATCATCGTCGCCGAAACCCGCGCCCACCGTCACGAATTGACCGGAACAGATTAA